CGGGTCGCGACCGCCTGCTCGACCGCGCCCTGCGCCTGTTCGCCCCGGTGCGGGCCGGCGAGGGCGGCACCGTGCTGCTCATGGCCCTGAACATCTTCCTGCTCATGACGGCCTACTACGTCATCAAGCCGGTGCGCGAAGCGCTCATCCTGGCCGAGTGGGGGGCCGAGGCCAAGATCTACGCCTCGGCCGGTCAGGCCCTGCTCCTGCTCGGCATCGTGCCCCTCTACAGCCGGCTGGCCGGTCTGCTCACCGTGCGGCGCCTCATCACGGCGGTGCTCGTCTTCTTCGCCTGCTGCCTGGTGGGCTTCTACGGTCTGGCCCAGCTCCACGTGCGGCTGGGCATTCCGTTCTTCCTGTGGGTCGGCATCTTCAACATGATGGTGGTGGCCCAGTTCTGGTCGTTCGCGAACGACGTCTACACCCCCGAGCAGGGCAAGCGCCTCTTCGCCCTGGTGGGCTTCGGCATGTCGGCCGGGGCGGTGTCGGGCAGCTCCATCGCCGGCGCGCTCATCGAGCCGCTGGGCGTGTACCAGCTCATGCTGCTGTCGGCGGCGCTGCTCATGGCCAGCCTGGGCCTGACGCTGGTGGTGGCGGCGCGGCGCCAGCGCGGTGCCGGCCCGCGGGACGGTGCGACGGCCGGGCCGGACGGCGCCCCCGCCGCCGCGGATCGCCTCAGCGGCCGCAGCGGCTTCGCCCTGGTGCTGCGCAACCGCTACCTGCTGCTGATCGGGCTCATGCTCGTGCTGGCCAACCTGGTCAACACGACCGGCGAGTACGTGCTCGGTGCCCGGGTCACCGCCGATCGCCAGGCCGCCGTGCCCGCCGTCGTGCGCACCGCCGGCATGGACGATGCCGCCTGGGCGGCTGCCGAGCGCGACCGGGCCGCCACCGTGGGCCGGGCCATCGGGGGCTTCTACGCCGACTTCTTCTCGGTGGTGAACCTGGTGGGACTGCTCACCCAGCTCTTCCTGGTCTCGCGCCTGGTGGGCTGGCTCGGGGTGCGCCGGGCGCTGCTCGTGCTGCCGCTGATCGCGCTCGGAGGGTACGCCTGCATGGCGGCGGTGCCCCTGCTCGGCGTGGCCCGCTGGGCCAAGACGGCCGAGAACGCCACCGACTACTCCCTGCAGAACACCGTGCGGAACATGCTCTTCCTGCCGACCACGCGCGACGAGAAGTACCAGGCCAAGCAGGCCCTGGACACCTTCTTCGTGCGTCTGGGCGACGTCATGGCCGCCCTCGTGGTGCTGGGTGGGACCACGGCCCTGCATCTGGCGCCGTCGGGCTTCGCCCTGGCCAACGTGGGCCTGGCCGCCCTGTGGGTGCTGACCGCCCTGGCCATCGGGCGGCGCTTCCGGCAGCTGACCGCCTCCGCCTGACCTTCGCCCGCCTCCTGATCATGAAGATCCAACTGGCATATTTGTTGCCCATTTCTTCGGGCACTGAATAAGGATTTCCCTAAAGGAAGTCGCCGGAAACGCGATGAAACGCGGGGGAACGATGAGCATTCCCCGCGAGAACCGTTCCCGACCGGACCGCCGTCATCGCCTGATGGTGGCCAGATCCGGGCGGGAAGGGTACCGAACCCGGCCAGGACCCACGCGACAGGGGCGCAGCAGATGAGCGAATCGAGGATCGAGAAACTCGTGGCGGACGTGGCCAGCGCGCTGGTCTTCGCCGACTGGACGGATCCGGAAAGCTGGCAGGAACTCCCCGCCCAGTTCGAGGCCCTGGCCGAGGCCCTGGCGGCGGCCGATCGCACGGTGGAGGCCGGTCAGGCCGCCTCGGCCGCGGCGTGGGTGCGGGCCCTGGCCGCCGGCGACGGCGATCCGGACACGGTGCGGGTCCAGCTGACCCGCATCACCAACGCCCTGCAGGCGTGCGTCCACGGCGACTGCGGCCCCGACGACGCCGACTGGCCCGCAGAGGCGCCCGCGACGTCGGCCGCGCCCGCGGCGCCGGCCCCGACGAAGGCCCCGGCGAAGGCCCCGGCGAAGGCGGCAACCGCCCGCCCCGCGCCGGTCGAAGCCGACACCGGCCTGGTCGACGAGACCATCATGGCCGAGTTCCTCGCCCGCCAGGCCGATGTCATGGACGACATCGAGAAGGAGCTCCTGACCAT
This bacterium DNA region includes the following protein-coding sequences:
- a CDS encoding translocase translates to MTAAAAAGRDRLLDRALRLFAPVRAGEGGTVLLMALNIFLLMTAYYVIKPVREALILAEWGAEAKIYASAGQALLLLGIVPLYSRLAGLLTVRRLITAVLVFFACCLVGFYGLAQLHVRLGIPFFLWVGIFNMMVVAQFWSFANDVYTPEQGKRLFALVGFGMSAGAVSGSSIAGALIEPLGVYQLMLLSAALLMASLGLTLVVAARRQRGAGPRDGATAGPDGAPAAADRLSGRSGFALVLRNRYLLLIGLMLVLANLVNTTGEYVLGARVTADRQAAVPAVVRTAGMDDAAWAAAERDRAATVGRAIGGFYADFFSVVNLVGLLTQLFLVSRLVGWLGVRRALLVLPLIALGGYACMAAVPLLGVARWAKTAENATDYSLQNTVRNMLFLPTTRDEKYQAKQALDTFFVRLGDVMAALVVLGGTTALHLAPSGFALANVGLAALWVLTALAIGRRFRQLTASA
- a CDS encoding Hpt domain-containing protein, translating into MSESRIEKLVADVASALVFADWTDPESWQELPAQFEALAEALAAADRTVEAGQAASAAAWVRALAAGDGDPDTVRVQLTRITNALQACVHGDCGPDDADWPAEAPATSAAPAAPAPTKAPAKAPAKAATARPAPVEADTGLVDETIMAEFLARQADVMDDIEKELLTIDSGVSQGDREGINRFFHTLKGESALLGLNEVSELCHATEDMIQARDLASCIDQLLEVKDWFIATFRHLSGMGPEPGPVADMMALVRQVGAAPAAAAGPGPAPT